In the genome of Populus alba chromosome 11, ASM523922v2, whole genome shotgun sequence, one region contains:
- the LOC140954274 gene encoding probable bifunctional methylthioribulose-1-phosphate dehydratase/enolase-phosphatase E1 — protein sequence MVLFLFQQMMLGKRRNDKSRSKDHCIKQLQGHIWRTGYENNELEGVVYGDVPEALEKWHALGIKVYIYSSGSRLAQRLIFGKTNYGDLRKYLSGFFDTKVGNKKEIRSYIEISESLGVNKPFDILFLTDVFQEAVAAKAAGLEVMISNRPGNTPLPDDQSFKTITSFAEI from the exons ATGGTGCTGTTCCTATTCCAACAGATGATGCTGGGAAAGAGGAG AAATGATAAAAGCAGATCGAAAGATCACTGCATTAAACAATTACAA GGTCATATATGGAGAACTGGATATGAGAATAATGAACTGGAAGGGGTAGTTTATGGTGACGTTCCAGAAGCATTGGAGAAGTGGCATGCTTTAGGCATAAAG gtgtatatatattctagtGGAAGCAGGCTGGCGCAAAGACTTATATTTGGAAAGACAAACTATGGAGACCTGAGAAAATATTTGTCTGGATTCTTTGACACCAAAGTGGG GAATAAGAAAGAGATACGCAGTTATATTGAAATCTCAGAGTCACTTGGAGTTAATAAACCATTTGACATTTTGTTTCTGACGGATGTCTTTCAAGAAGCTGTAGCTGCAAAAGCAGCAG GTTTGGAGGTGATGATTTCTAACCGACCAGGAAACACGCCTCTTCCAGATGATCAAAGTTTCAAGACGATCACCTCTTTCGCTGAAATCTGA
- the LOC140954323 gene encoding probable bifunctional methylthioribulose-1-phosphate dehydratase/enolase-phosphatase E1 — MAAAPPAVAVDGGMAAAKVASQAYLETKAVKDTGVLIVDLCKQFYSLGWVSGTGGSITIKAHDDSIPKRVQKERMEPEDMYVFATNGSILSSPSPKPYPHKPPKCSDCASLFLKSYDMRNAGDVIHSPGSSFFLNLQITYMEMIKGIQGHGYYDELVVPIIENTAYENKLTDSLAKAIGPIQKVKGVLGCNGNVKMVVKEGMNNSDNGTGPLPRCIVLDIEGTTTPIIFVADVLFPYAHDNVGRHLSATYETAETHDDIKLLRTQVRIIIRSFGTIAINMLYQIDYGFYCMLLVEL, encoded by the exons ATGGCAGCAGCCCCACCAGCAGTGGCAGTGGATGGAGGAATGGCAGCAGCAAAGGTGGCATCACAAGCTTATTTAGAGACCAAAGCAGTTAAAGACACAGGGGTGTTAATTGTTGATCTTTGCAAACAATTCTACAGCCTTGGATGGGTGTCTGGGACTGGTGGTAGCATCACCATTAAGGCCCATGATGATTCTATCCCTAAGC GAGTGCAGAAGGAGAGAATGGAACCAGAGGACATGTATGTCTTCGCTACAAATGGGTCTATATTGTCTTCGCCATCTCCGAAGCCTTACCCACACAAGCCTCCAAAATGTTCTGATTGTGCTTCTCTTTTTCTGAAG TCATATGACATGCGTAATGCAGGAGATGTCATTCACAGTCCGGGTAGctctttctttttgaatttacaA ATCACCTATATGGAGATGATAAAAGGAATTCAAGGGCATGGTTACTATGATGAACTTGTTGTCCCAATAATAGAGAACACAGCCTATGAAAACAAGCTTACAGATTCTCTTGCTAAAGCT ATTGGCCCAATTCAAAAGGTCAAAGGAGTTTTAGGTTGTAATGGAAACGTAAAAATGGTGGTTAAGGAAGGCATGAACAATTCAGATAATGGAACTGGACCATTGCCA CGTTGCATTGTTCTTGACATTGAGGGAACTACTACTCCAATAATATTTGTTGCTGATGTTCTCTTTCCATATGCCCATGATAATGTTGGGAGGCATCTGTCTGCAACATATGAGACTGCGGAAACTCACGATGATATAAAGTTGTTGCGCACACAAGTAAGAATCATTATTAGAAGTTTTGGTACGATAGCAATTAATATGTTGTACCAGATTGATTATGGTTTCTATTGCATGCTGCTGGTGGAATTGTAA
- the LOC118038410 gene encoding VQ motif-containing protein 4, producing the protein METSARFQETRNPSPINSPHGNGSNNGVQIHTSTVTPIPISRSDTNPYPTTFVQADTSTFKQVVQMLTGSTETAKQASSKTTQDPPTTPTQTSRNYAIPPIKNMPAKRQQNSFKLYERRNNSFKNSLMINTLLPSFANSSNASPVTGFSPRNKPEILSPSLLDFPKLTLSPVTPLNEDPFNKCSPSLGNSSSEEERAIAEKGFYLHPSPISTPRDSEPQLLSLFPVTSPKVSGSSS; encoded by the coding sequence ATGGAAACCTCAGCAAGATTTCAAGAAACCAGAAACCCATCTCCAATAAACTCGCCTCATGGCAATGGAAGCAACAATGGGGTCCAAATTCACACCTCAACAGTCACTCCAATACCCATCTCCAGATCTGACACTAACCCTTACCCAACAACCTTTGTCCAAGCAGACACTTCTACTTTCAAACAAGTTGTCCAGATGCTCACTGGCTCAACAGAGACAGCAAAACAGGCTTCCTCGAAGACAACCCAAGATCCACCAACAACACCGACTCAAACTTCAAGAAACTACGCCATCCCTCCTATCAAGAACATGCCGGCCAAGAGACAACAAAACAGCTTCAAACTTTATGAAAGAAGAAACAACAGCTTCAAAAACAGTCTCATGATCAACACTCTATTGCCTAGTTTTGCCAACAGTAGTAACGCTTCCCCAGTTACCGGGTTTTCGCCAAGAAACAAACCAGAGATCTTGTCTCCAAGCTTGCTTGACTTCCCTAAACTTACACTTAGCCCTGTAACCCCATTAAATGAAGACCCTTTTAACAAGTGCTCACCTTCTTTAGGGAATTCATCATCAGAAGAGGAGAGAGCAATAGCAGAGAAAGGTTTTTATTTGCATCCATCGCCTATCTCTACTCCTAGAGATTCAGAGCCCCAGTTGCTGTCGCTTTTTCCTGTAACCTCACCGAAAGTCTCAGGCTCTTCTTCATGA
- the LOC118038408 gene encoding uncharacterized protein produces MSRGTDRLIKSVKQFADLQYKLFTARYGQQVIDIFEFPIRLVLSPFTLAFDIAGSAPRGFGVPELVSKLSYASIFVVATLGTYDIALEMGKKVICQRNCQTCNGWQALRCHMCKGAGKVHYQVKNYTLRSGEKATAECIADAIADNRAELVHLPSSMDLNMPLPSKDCPTCDGTGVMSCPECKNKLQVRISADDIMEPPWQAYNVLSKMEYPYEHIVDSMKDPSIAAFWLFSFPEIMGGFNYDGDIKQKIWWQYKESMRYDQLRDMVAKRKPGWEHLQEALISIDPVRARDDPIVVKNVPYYKAKKALEAEVMKFDPPPRPQNWGELDLPLNVSSWSEEDLKKPEKFYEMTVLLNAQREIADKILDAQWETKWRQEKLNELLEEKVRPYIQNINSGALPRPIIIQPHNQDKKRRQRRWWFF; encoded by the exons ATGTCGAGAGGAACAGACCGTCTGATAAAGAGTGTGAAGCAATTCGCTGACTTACAATACAAGCTCTTCACTGCTCGTTATGGCCAACAAGTGATTGATATTTTCGAGTTCCCGATAAGACTTGTCTTGTCTCCTTTCACTCTTGCTTTTGACATTGCTGGCTCCGCTCCTCGTGGTTTTGGTGTCCCTGAGCTCGTCTCCAAGCTCTCCTATGCTTCTATCTTT GTTGTTGCTACTTTGGGGACCTATGATATTGCATTGGAGATGGGAAAGAAGGTGATATGTCAAAG GAATTGTCAGACTTGCAATGGATGGCAGGCACTGCGGTGTCATATGTGCAAAGGAGCAGGGAAGGTGCATTACCAAGTTAAAAATTACACCTTGAGAAG TGGTGAGAAGGCTACAGCTGAATGTATTGCAGATGCCATTGCTGACAATCGAGCTGAGCTGGTGCACCTTCCCTCCTCCATGGATCTTAACATGCCTTTGCCATCTAAAGACTGTCCAACTTGTGATGGAACA GGTGTAATGAGCTGCCCtgaatgcaaaaacaaattacaagtcAGGATCTCTGCGGAcgat ATAATGGAGCCCCCATGGCAAGCCTACAATGTCTTGAGCAAGATGGAATATCCTTATGAG CATATAGTTGATAGCATGAAAGATCCCAGCATTGCTGCATTTTGGTTGTTTTCCTTTCCTGAGATTATGGGTGGCTTCAACTATGATGGTGATATCAAGCAGAAAATTTGGTGGCAGTACAAG GAATCAATGAGGTACGATCAACTACGAGATATGGTAGCCAAGCGAAAACCTGGTTGGGAGCACTTGCAGGAA GCCTTGATCTCAATAGATCCTGTTCGTGCCAGGGACGATCCTATTGTTGTGAAAAATGTACCATACTACAAAGCCAAGAAGGCATTGGAGGCAGAGGTCATGAAATTTGATCCACCACCTCGGCCACAAAATTGGGGT GAGCTGGATCTTCCACTAAATGTATCATCATGGAGCGAGGAGGATcttaaaaaaccagaaaaatttTATGAGATGACTGTTCTTCTTAATGCACAAAGAGAAATTGCTGATAAAATTTTGGATGCACAATGGGAAACTAAATGGCGTCAAGAAAAG TTGAACGAACTGTTGGAAGAGAAGGTGCGGCCATACATTCAGAACATCAACAGTGGTGCCCTTCCCCGTCCTATCATAATACAACCACATAATCAGGATAAAAAG aGGAGGCAGAGGAGATGGTGGTTTTTCTGA